A region of Ursus arctos isolate Adak ecotype North America unplaced genomic scaffold, UrsArc2.0 scaffold_31, whole genome shotgun sequence DNA encodes the following proteins:
- the SOX4 gene encoding transcription factor SOX-4 gives MVQQTNNAENTEALLAGESSDSGAGLELGIASSPTPGSTASTGGKADDPSWCKTPSGHIKRPMNAFMVWSQIERRKIMEQSPDMHNAEISKRLGKRWKLLKDSDKIPFIREAERLRLKHMADYPDYKYRPRKKVKSGNANSGSSAAASSKPGEKGDKVGGGGGHGGGGGGGSGNAGGGGGGASGGGANSKPAQKKSCGSKVAGGAGGGVSKPHAKLILAGGGGKAAAAGASSTFAAEQAGAAALLPLGAAAAADHHSLYKARTPSAAASASTAASASAGLAAPGKHLADKKVKRVYLFGGLGASSSPVGGVGAGTDPNDPLGLYEEGGAGCSPDGPSLSGRSSAASSPAAGRSPADHRSYASLRAASPAPSSAPSHASSSASSHSSSSSSSGSSSSDDEFEDDLLDLNPSSNFESMSLGSFSSSSALDRDLDFNFEPGSGSHFEFPDYCTPEVSEMISGDWLESSISNLVFTY, from the coding sequence ATGGTGCAGCAAACCAACAACGCCGAGAACACGGAAGCGCTGCTGGCCGGCGAGAGCTCGGACTCGGGCGCCGGCCTCGAGCTGGGCATCGCCTCCTCCCCCACGCCCGGCTCCACCGCCTCCACGGGCGGCAAGGCCGACGACCCGAGCTGGTGCAAGACGCCGAGCGGGCACATCAAGCGGCCCATGAACGCCTTCATGGTGTGGTCGCAGATCGAGCGGCGCAAGATCATGGAGCAGTCGCCCGACATGCACAACGCCGAGATCTCCAAGCGGCTGGGCAAACGCTGGAAGCTGCTCAAAGACAGCGACAAGATCCCTTTCATTCGGGAGGCGGAGCGGCTGCGCCTCAAGCACATGGCTGACTACCCCGACTACAAGTACCGGCCCAGGAAGAAGGTGAAGTCTGGCAACGCCAACTCGGGCTCCTCGGCCGCCGCCTCCTCCAAGCCGGGGGAGAAGGGAGACAAGGTCGGTGGCGGGGGCGGCCATgggggcggcggcggtggcgggaGCGGCAACGCGgggggaggaggcggcggcgcgAGCGGCGGCGGCGCCAACTCCAAACCCGCGCAGAAAAAGAGCTGCGGCTCCAAAGtggcgggcggcgcgggcggcggggtTAGCAAACCGCACGCCAAGCTCATCCTGGCGGGCGGCGGCGGGAAGGCGGCGGCCGCGGGCGCCTCCTCCACCTTCGCTGCAGAGCAGGCGGGGGCCGCGGCCCTACTGCCCctgggcgccgccgccgccgccgaccACCACTCGCTGTACAAGGCGCGGACTCCCAGCGCGGCGGCTTCGGCCTCCACGGCCGCCTCCGCCTCGGCCGGCCTCGCGGCTCCGGGCAAGCACCTGGCCGACAAGAAAGTGAAGCGCGTTTACCTGTTCGGCGGCCTGGGCGCGTCCTCTTCGCCCGTGGGCGGCGTGGGCGCGGGCACCGACCCCAACGACCCCCTGGGCCTGTACGAGGAGGGGGGTGCGGGCTGCTCGCCCGACGGGCCGAGCCTGAGCGGCCGCAGCAGCGCCGCCTCGTCGCCGGCCGCCGGCCGCTCGCCAGCGGACCACCGCAGCTACGCCAGCCTGCGCGCCGCCTCGCCCGCGCCGTCCAGCGCGCCCTCGCACGCGTCCTCGTCGGCCTCGTCCCACTCGTCCTCGTCCTCGTCGTCGGGCTCCTCGTCTTCCGACGACGAGTTCGAAGACGACCTGCTCGACCTGAACCCCAGCTCAAACTTTGAGAGCATGTCCCTGGGCAGTTTCAGCTCGTCGTCGGCGCTGGACCGGGACCTGGATTTTAACTTCGAGCCCGGCTCCGGTTCGCACTTCGAGTTCCCGGACTACTGCACGCCCGAGGTGAGCGAGATGATCTCGGGAGACTGGCTCGAGTCCAGCATCTCCAACCTGGTCTTCACCTACTGA